A single window of Brevundimonas naejangsanensis DNA harbors:
- a CDS encoding carbon-nitrogen hydrolase family protein, translating into MSQSYKAAVVQAASIPGDPGASATKAADLIRQAAGEGARLIVFPEAFLGGYPKGASFGTPVGMRKPSGREDFRRYYEGAIDLDGPEVATLAQATSETGAFLVMGVIERGGATLYCTVLFFDGERGLIAKHRKLMPTGAERLIWGFGDGSTMPVIDTSLGRIGAVICWENYMPMLRMAMYDQGIGLYCAPTADDRDGWAASMRHIALEGRCFVLSACQHIRREAYPADYDCALGDAPDTVLMRGGSMIVAPLGEVLAGPDYSGETILYADIDLSEIARAKYDFDVAGHYARPDVFQLSVNTAPQRPVRRIGSEDDLAV; encoded by the coding sequence ATGTCTCAGTCCTACAAGGCGGCCGTGGTGCAGGCGGCGTCGATTCCGGGCGATCCTGGGGCGTCGGCGACCAAGGCGGCGGACCTGATCCGTCAGGCCGCCGGCGAGGGGGCGCGGCTGATCGTCTTTCCCGAGGCCTTCCTGGGCGGCTATCCGAAAGGCGCCTCGTTCGGCACGCCCGTCGGGATGCGCAAGCCGTCGGGCCGCGAGGATTTTCGCCGCTACTACGAAGGCGCCATTGATCTCGACGGACCCGAGGTGGCGACCCTGGCCCAGGCGACGTCCGAGACCGGCGCCTTTTTGGTGATGGGCGTCATCGAGCGCGGCGGGGCGACGCTTTACTGCACAGTCCTGTTCTTCGACGGCGAGCGCGGCCTGATCGCCAAACACCGCAAGCTGATGCCGACGGGCGCCGAGCGGCTGATCTGGGGCTTCGGCGACGGCTCGACCATGCCGGTGATCGACACCTCGCTGGGCCGGATCGGGGCCGTCATCTGCTGGGAGAACTACATGCCCATGCTGCGCATGGCGATGTACGATCAGGGCATCGGCCTCTATTGCGCGCCGACGGCGGACGACCGCGACGGCTGGGCCGCCTCCATGCGCCATATCGCGCTGGAAGGCCGCTGCTTCGTGCTGTCCGCCTGCCAGCATATCCGGCGCGAGGCCTATCCGGCGGACTATGACTGCGCCCTCGGCGACGCGCCCGACACGGTGCTAATGCGCGGCGGCAGCATGATCGTCGCCCCTCTGGGCGAGGTGCTGGCTGGGCCCGACTATTCCGGCGAGACGATCCTCTATGCCGATATCGACCTGTCCGAGATCGCGCGCGCCAAATACGACTTCGACGTCGCGGGCCACTATGCGCGCCCCGACGTTTTCCAATTGAGCGTCAACACGGCGCCGCAGCGTCCGGTGCGCCGCATCGGGTCGGAGGACGACCTTGCTGTTTGA
- a CDS encoding acyl-CoA thioesterase, with product MSFTTRSKVRFAHVDAAGIVFYPRYFEMLNGAVEDWFAEGLGVDFAELHLTRGLGVPTVSLDSRFAAPSRLGDELDITIEVKSVGRSSCAVAYTVACGDEVRMTAQGVLVCMILAEGRSAPWPDDVRDGLAKT from the coding sequence ATGAGCTTCACGACGCGGAGCAAGGTGCGTTTCGCACACGTCGATGCGGCGGGCATCGTCTTCTACCCCCGCTATTTCGAGATGCTGAACGGGGCGGTCGAGGACTGGTTCGCCGAAGGCCTGGGCGTTGATTTCGCCGAACTGCACCTGACGCGCGGCCTGGGCGTGCCCACGGTCAGCCTGGACAGCCGGTTTGCGGCGCCCAGCCGCCTCGGCGACGAACTGGACATCACCATCGAGGTGAAATCGGTCGGCCGATCCAGCTGCGCCGTGGCCTATACGGTGGCCTGCGGCGACGAGGTGCGGATGACGGCGCAGGGCGTGCTGGTCTGCATGATCCTGGCTGAAGGGCGCTCGGCGCCCTGGCCGGATGACGTTCGCGACGGTCTGGCGAAGACCTGA
- a CDS encoding MarR family winged helix-turn-helix transcriptional regulator, which yields MVEQTRRTGDPGSEEFRLERYPFYQVNRVLSRYNLIIERELRKIDVDIPTWRVLMILGEQAPRSIGQISRAGVVNLSTMMRIVERMTNAGLVSRNTSAADARVIDVSLTQAGRERLAQARVLMAPVYRQALAGFSERDAERLLTLLGRLNANLEVMTD from the coding sequence GTGGTTGAGCAAACGCGCCGGACAGGCGACCCCGGTTCGGAAGAGTTCCGTCTGGAGCGCTACCCTTTTTACCAGGTGAACAGGGTGCTTAGCCGCTACAACCTGATCATCGAGCGCGAACTGCGAAAGATCGACGTCGACATCCCGACATGGCGGGTGCTGATGATCCTGGGCGAGCAGGCGCCGCGTTCGATCGGTCAGATTTCGCGGGCGGGCGTGGTCAATCTGTCGACGATGATGCGGATCGTGGAGCGGATGACCAACGCCGGGCTGGTTTCGCGCAATACCAGCGCGGCGGACGCACGGGTGATCGACGTCAGTCTGACGCAGGCGGGCCGCGAGCGGTTGGCGCAGGCCCGGGTCCTGATGGCGCCCGTCTATCGTCAGGCGCTGGCGGGATTCTCCGAGCGGGATGCTGAGCGGCTGCTGACGCTGCTTGGACGACTGAACGCCAACCTGGAAGTCATGACGGACTAA
- a CDS encoding fumarylacetoacetate hydrolase family protein, whose amino-acid sequence MRLVTYRASVEAEARLGAIDGDLVVDLEKLGQARGVALPSTMLAFIDLGPQAVSAASALMAEAKGLYPVGVATPLSNAKLLAPIPRPRKNIFGIGLNYTEHVAESAKTLDTSADLPREPVIFSKPPTTVVGPGDPIVHNAAITQQLDWEVELAAVIGSTAKGVSREDALKHVFGYTVLIDVSARDCRRAGQWIYSKGQDSFAPMGPCIVTADEIPDPQTLDLTLSLNGVQKQSSNTAYMLFKVDELIADISKGITLEPGDIIATGTPAGVGAGMDPQEWMWPGDTVEAEVVGIGKLRHPVVAA is encoded by the coding sequence ATGCGTCTTGTTACCTATCGCGCCAGCGTCGAGGCCGAGGCCCGGCTGGGCGCCATCGACGGCGACCTGGTCGTCGACCTTGAAAAACTGGGTCAGGCGCGCGGCGTCGCCCTGCCGTCGACCATGCTGGCCTTCATCGACCTGGGCCCTCAGGCGGTGTCGGCGGCGTCGGCCCTGATGGCTGAGGCCAAGGGCCTGTATCCGGTCGGCGTCGCCACGCCTCTGTCGAACGCCAAACTGCTGGCCCCCATTCCGCGCCCGCGCAAGAACATCTTCGGCATCGGCCTGAACTATACGGAACACGTCGCGGAATCGGCCAAGACGCTGGACACGTCGGCCGACCTGCCGCGCGAGCCGGTGATCTTCTCCAAGCCGCCGACGACCGTGGTCGGACCGGGCGACCCCATCGTCCACAACGCCGCCATCACCCAGCAGCTGGACTGGGAAGTCGAACTGGCGGCGGTGATCGGCTCGACCGCCAAGGGCGTCAGCCGCGAGGACGCGCTCAAGCACGTGTTCGGCTATACGGTGCTGATCGACGTCAGCGCCCGCGACTGCCGCCGCGCCGGCCAGTGGATCTACTCCAAGGGCCAGGACAGCTTCGCCCCGATGGGGCCCTGCATCGTCACGGCGGACGAGATTCCCGACCCGCAGACGCTGGACCTGACCCTGTCGCTGAACGGCGTCCAGAAGCAGAGCAGCAACACCGCCTATATGCTGTTCAAGGTCGATGAACTGATCGCCGACATCAGCAAGGGCATCACCCTGGAGCCCGGCGACATCATCGCCACCGGCACGCCTGCAGGCGTCGGCGCCGGCATGGATCCGCAGGAATGGATGTGGCCCGGCGATACGGTCGAGGCCGAGGTCGTCGGCATCGGCAAGCTGCGCCACCCCGTCGTCGCCGCCTGA
- a CDS encoding cyclase family protein has translation MSVSAQALSQIAAGIASGDVKVVDLTQTLSEDTPTLVLPPPFGQCAPFSRQEISRYDERGVAWYWSNFTVGEHTGTHFDAPAHWVTGKDQPAGTVDVVPPSDLIAPAVVIDCSAEAAADPDFLLEPAHIEAWEAVHGRIPPRSWVLFRTDWSKRDPEAYVNRREDGAHTPGPSAAAVRLLVEERDALGFGVETIGTDAGQAHLLEPPYPAHALFHGAGRYGLQCLQNLDALPPTGAVVIAPPLKIRDGSGSPLRVLALVAG, from the coding sequence ATGTCCGTATCTGCACAAGCTCTGTCGCAAATCGCGGCAGGCATCGCCAGCGGTGATGTCAAGGTCGTCGACCTGACGCAAACCCTGTCGGAAGACACGCCGACGCTGGTGCTGCCGCCGCCGTTCGGCCAATGCGCGCCGTTCAGCCGCCAGGAAATATCCCGCTACGACGAGCGCGGCGTCGCCTGGTACTGGAGCAATTTCACCGTCGGCGAGCACACGGGCACCCATTTCGACGCGCCCGCCCACTGGGTCACCGGCAAGGACCAGCCGGCCGGCACCGTGGACGTGGTGCCGCCGTCCGACCTGATCGCCCCCGCCGTCGTCATCGACTGTTCCGCCGAGGCCGCCGCCGATCCCGACTTCCTGCTGGAGCCCGCTCACATCGAGGCGTGGGAAGCCGTTCACGGCCGCATCCCGCCGCGCAGCTGGGTCCTGTTCCGCACGGACTGGTCCAAGCGTGACCCAGAGGCCTATGTGAACCGCCGCGAAGACGGCGCCCACACCCCCGGACCGTCGGCCGCCGCCGTCCGCCTGCTGGTCGAAGAGCGCGACGCTCTGGGCTTCGGCGTCGAAACCATCGGCACGGACGCTGGTCAGGCTCACCTGCTGGAGCCGCCCTACCCCGCCCACGCCCTTTTCCACGGGGCCGGCCGCTATGGTCTGCAGTGCCTACAGAACCTGGACGCCCTGCCGCCTACGGGCGCCGTTGTGATCGCGCCGCCGCTGAAGATCCGTGATGGATCGGGCAGCCCTCTGCGCGTTCTGGCTCTGGTCGCGGGCTGA
- a CDS encoding MarR family winged helix-turn-helix transcriptional regulator, which produces MREKHDGGAGPIDVRAWLRMLSCTMTIEKSLRRGFAEQYDTTLPRFDVMAALDRHPQGRTMGQLSRALLVSNGNVTAIVRQLQDAGQVVVSPDPEDRRSSIVRLSAAGQARFNVLAKAHHAWIHQALSDVAPDDLEQLHALLAKVKASIGENLHT; this is translated from the coding sequence ATGCGCGAGAAGCATGACGGCGGCGCGGGGCCGATCGACGTTCGGGCGTGGCTGCGGATGCTGAGCTGCACCATGACGATCGAAAAGAGCCTGCGGCGCGGCTTCGCAGAGCAATACGACACCACCCTGCCGCGTTTCGACGTCATGGCGGCGCTGGACCGTCATCCGCAGGGGCGGACGATGGGACAGCTGTCGCGCGCGCTTCTGGTGTCCAACGGCAACGTCACGGCCATCGTGCGCCAGCTTCAGGATGCAGGTCAGGTCGTGGTCAGTCCCGACCCCGAAGATCGCCGATCGTCCATCGTGCGGTTGAGCGCGGCCGGGCAGGCCCGCTTCAATGTACTGGCGAAGGCGCACCATGCGTGGATCCATCAGGCGCTGTCCGACGTGGCGCCCGATGATTTGGAACAGCTTCACGCCCTGTTGGCCAAGGTCAAGGCGTCGATCGGAGAGAACCTTCACACATGA
- a CDS encoding bifunctional salicylyl-CoA 5-hydroxylase/oxidoreductase — protein MRVACLGGGPAGIYFAISMKLRNPEHDIHVFERNRSGDTFGWGVVFSDQTLTNLTANDPVSADRIRDSFAHWDDIAVALDGRTEVSSGHGFIGIGRKRLLQILQARAAELGVVMHFETEFGDDLASYADFDLIVAADGVNSRIRTRYADRFDVDIQTRRNKFTWLGTQKLFDAFAFIFEKTPAGWIWAHAYRFDETHSTFIVECSPETWAGLGFEDMSQEETLAACERIFARHLDGHPLLSNSAHLRGSASWINFRRVLCGQWSFDNVVLLGDAAHTAHFSIGSGTKLALEDAIKLAEVLDRPGLDNRQALTQALKDYRDERQVEVLKIQNSARNSTEWFENIDRYADFDAEQFAYALLTRSQRVSHENLRVRDGRWLGRIEDWFAVKAGAGAGTPPMFAPLRLREAQLSNRIVVAPMQTYQADAQGRATDFHLAHYGARGLGGAGLLMTEMLAVSPEGRVTPGCAGLYDDDQIAGWARINALIHAGGETLVGAQIGHAGPRGACAAPQGGRPATTPLDQPWPLVAASDRPWAEGGLVPAALDEAGMSAVRDAFVAAARRAETAGFDVLEIQAGHGTLLSSFITPLMNHRQDAYGGDLDGRLRFPLSVVEAVRAVWPEAKPLLVRISAEDWMGEAGLAPDEAVEIARRLAAAGADLIDVSSGETHPDARPVTGRMYQTPLSDRIRNEAGVRTLAVGAITEADQANAILAAGRADLVALGRPHLLDPAWTLKAAAAAGRREHPTPSVYRAGFDQLARQARSAADGVRA, from the coding sequence ATGCGTGTTGCTTGTCTTGGCGGCGGTCCCGCCGGCATCTATTTCGCCATCTCGATGAAGCTTCGGAACCCGGAGCACGACATCCATGTCTTCGAGCGCAACCGGAGCGGAGACACCTTCGGCTGGGGCGTCGTCTTTTCGGACCAGACGCTGACCAATCTGACAGCGAACGACCCGGTCAGCGCGGATCGGATCCGGGATAGCTTTGCGCACTGGGACGACATCGCCGTGGCGCTGGATGGCCGCACGGAGGTGTCTTCCGGCCACGGTTTCATCGGCATAGGGCGCAAGCGGCTGTTGCAGATTCTGCAGGCTCGGGCGGCCGAGCTGGGCGTCGTTATGCATTTCGAGACCGAATTCGGCGATGACCTGGCGTCTTACGCCGACTTCGATCTGATCGTCGCCGCCGACGGGGTGAACAGCCGCATCCGCACCCGCTACGCCGACCGTTTCGATGTCGACATCCAGACGCGCCGGAACAAGTTCACCTGGCTGGGCACGCAGAAGCTGTTCGACGCCTTCGCCTTCATCTTCGAGAAGACCCCGGCGGGCTGGATCTGGGCTCACGCCTATCGGTTCGACGAAACCCATTCGACCTTCATCGTCGAATGCTCGCCTGAGACCTGGGCGGGATTGGGCTTCGAGGACATGAGCCAGGAAGAGACGCTGGCGGCGTGCGAACGGATCTTCGCGCGCCATCTGGACGGCCATCCGCTGCTGAGCAATTCGGCGCATCTGCGCGGCTCAGCGTCGTGGATCAACTTCCGCCGGGTGCTGTGCGGCCAGTGGTCTTTCGACAATGTGGTGCTGCTCGGCGACGCCGCGCACACGGCGCACTTCTCGATCGGATCGGGCACAAAGTTGGCCCTGGAGGATGCGATCAAGCTGGCCGAGGTGCTGGACCGGCCGGGCCTCGATAACCGACAGGCGCTGACGCAGGCGCTGAAGGACTATCGCGACGAGCGCCAGGTCGAGGTGCTGAAGATCCAGAACAGCGCGCGCAACTCGACCGAATGGTTCGAGAATATCGACCGCTATGCGGATTTCGACGCCGAGCAGTTCGCCTACGCCCTGCTGACCCGCAGCCAGAGGGTCAGCCACGAGAACCTGCGTGTGCGCGACGGCCGCTGGCTGGGCCGGATCGAGGACTGGTTCGCCGTTAAGGCGGGGGCAGGGGCGGGGACGCCGCCGATGTTCGCCCCCCTGCGCCTGCGCGAGGCGCAACTGTCCAACCGGATCGTCGTGGCTCCGATGCAGACCTATCAGGCCGATGCTCAGGGGCGGGCGACGGACTTCCACCTAGCCCACTATGGCGCGCGAGGGCTGGGCGGCGCGGGTCTGCTCATGACCGAAATGCTGGCCGTGTCCCCTGAGGGGCGGGTCACGCCGGGCTGCGCCGGTCTCTATGACGACGATCAGATTGCGGGCTGGGCGCGCATCAACGCCCTGATCCATGCGGGGGGAGAAACCCTCGTCGGCGCCCAGATCGGCCATGCGGGTCCGCGCGGAGCGTGCGCCGCGCCGCAGGGCGGCCGCCCGGCGACGACGCCTCTGGATCAGCCCTGGCCGCTTGTGGCGGCCTCGGATCGGCCCTGGGCCGAGGGCGGCCTCGTGCCCGCCGCACTGGACGAAGCCGGCATGAGCGCGGTTCGCGACGCCTTCGTCGCCGCGGCGCGCCGGGCGGAGACGGCGGGTTTCGACGTGCTCGAGATTCAGGCCGGGCACGGGACCCTGCTGTCCAGCTTCATCACTCCCCTGATGAACCATCGCCAGGACGCCTACGGCGGCGATCTGGACGGGCGGCTTCGCTTCCCGCTGTCGGTGGTGGAAGCGGTGCGCGCCGTCTGGCCTGAGGCCAAGCCGTTGCTGGTGCGGATATCGGCCGAGGACTGGATGGGGGAGGCCGGTCTGGCGCCGGATGAGGCGGTCGAGATCGCCCGGCGGCTGGCTGCGGCCGGGGCGGACCTGATCGACGTCTCGTCCGGCGAGACGCATCCAGACGCACGTCCTGTCACCGGGCGGATGTACCAGACGCCCCTGTCCGACCGCATCCGCAATGAGGCAGGCGTTCGCACCCTAGCGGTCGGCGCCATCACCGAGGCGGATCAGGCCAACGCCATCCTGGCGGCCGGGCGGGCGGACCTTGTCGCCCTGGGGCGCCCGCACCTTCTGGACCCGGCCTGGACTCTCAAGGCGGCGGCCGCCGCGGGCCGCCGCGAGCATCCGACGCCCAGCGTCTATCGCGCCGGTTTCGACCAGCTTGCGCGACAGGCCCGAAGCGCCGCAGATGGCGTGAGAGCCTGA
- a CDS encoding cupin domain-containing protein, translating to MTNRFDQYREDVIGRANVADTPELVDYYRRLSELGTGALWTVANKIEPWEPVSTSVPMLWRYADLRDHVLKALDLVTPEQAGRRVVYLENKGRADVVAAVGWLYSGLQVMKPGECASSHRHSASALRFIMEGRGAFTNVDGHKMTLGPNDFVLTPNGTWHEHGVAEDGEICIWQDGLDIPMMNALEANFYEVHPDLNQAVSFPVDDSTATWAGAALRPASTPWNKPYSPLLKYEWGPTYETLQRFAAVTDGSPYDGVHMDYVNPNTGGPVMQTIGASMQMLRPGERTKAHRQTGSFVYQCAKGQGYSIINGRRFDWRERDIFVVPAWMYHEHANASDTEDACLFAFHDLPVMRALGLYREEALAENDGHQPILSE from the coding sequence ATGACGAACCGTTTCGACCAATACCGCGAGGACGTCATCGGCCGCGCCAACGTCGCCGACACCCCCGAACTGGTGGACTACTATCGCCGCCTCTCGGAACTGGGGACCGGCGCCCTGTGGACGGTGGCCAACAAGATCGAGCCCTGGGAGCCGGTCTCGACCTCCGTCCCCATGCTGTGGCGCTACGCCGACCTGCGCGACCACGTGCTGAAGGCCCTGGATCTGGTCACGCCGGAACAGGCGGGGCGTCGCGTCGTCTATCTGGAGAACAAGGGGCGGGCCGACGTGGTCGCGGCCGTGGGCTGGCTCTATTCCGGCCTGCAGGTGATGAAGCCCGGCGAATGCGCCTCCAGTCACCGCCACAGCGCCTCGGCCCTGCGCTTCATCATGGAAGGGCGCGGCGCCTTCACCAACGTCGACGGGCACAAGATGACGCTGGGGCCGAACGACTTCGTTCTGACGCCCAACGGGACCTGGCACGAGCACGGCGTGGCCGAGGACGGCGAGATCTGCATCTGGCAGGACGGCCTCGACATCCCGATGATGAATGCGCTGGAGGCCAACTTCTACGAGGTCCACCCGGACCTGAACCAGGCGGTCTCCTTCCCTGTCGACGACAGCACGGCGACGTGGGCGGGCGCGGCCCTGCGCCCGGCGTCGACGCCCTGGAACAAGCCCTATTCGCCGCTGCTGAAGTATGAGTGGGGGCCGACCTACGAAACCCTGCAACGCTTCGCCGCCGTCACCGACGGCAGCCCCTACGACGGCGTCCATATGGACTACGTCAACCCGAACACGGGCGGGCCGGTCATGCAGACCATCGGCGCCTCGATGCAGATGTTGCGCCCCGGCGAACGGACGAAGGCCCACCGCCAGACCGGCAGCTTCGTCTATCAGTGCGCCAAGGGGCAGGGCTATTCCATCATCAACGGCCGCCGGTTCGACTGGCGCGAGCGGGACATCTTCGTCGTCCCGGCCTGGATGTATCACGAGCACGCCAACGCCTCGGACACCGAGGACGCCTGCCTGTTCGCCTTCCACGACCTGCCGGTCATGCGCGCCCTGGGCCTCTATCGCGAAGAAGCCCTGGCCGAGAACGACGGCCACCAACCCATCCTCTCCGAATAG